A genome region from Numida meleagris isolate 19003 breed g44 Domestic line chromosome 14, NumMel1.0, whole genome shotgun sequence includes the following:
- the HSPB8 gene encoding heat shock protein beta-8: MADSQLPFSCHYPGRRSLRDPFREPSLTTRLLDDDFGLSPFHGDLTADWPDWARPRLTPTWPGPLRARASAMAPGYSARFGGYPESRSPVPTSREPWKVCVNVHSFKPEELTVKTKDGYVEVSGKHEEQQVEGGIVSKNFTKKIQLPYEVDPITVFASLSPEGLLIIEAPQIPPYQQYGEGSCSGEIPVDSPEATCA; encoded by the exons ATGGCCGACAGCCAGCTGCCCTTCTCCTGCCACTACCCCGGCCGGAGGAGCCTCCGCGACCCATTCCGAGAGCCCAGTTTGACCACGCGCCTCCTGGATGATGATTTCGGCCTCTCGCCCTTCCATGGGGACCTGACGGCGGACTGGCCCGACTGGGCTCGGCCCCGGCTCACCCCCACCTGGCCGGGCCCGCTGCGTGCCCGTGCCTCCGCCATGGCCCCCGGCTACAGCGCCCGCTTTGGGGGGTACCCAGAGAGCCGCAGCCCCGTGCCCACCTCCCGCGAGCCCTGGAAGGTGTGCGTCAACGTGCACAGCTTCAAGCCTGAGGAGCTGACGGTCAAAACCAAGGATGGATACGTCGAGGTGTCAG GCAAACACGAGGAGCAGCAGGTGGAAGGAGGCATCGTCTCCAAGAACTTCACCAAGAAAATCCA GCTGCCCTATGAGGTGGACCCCATCACTGTCTTCGCCTCCTTGTCGCCGGAGGGGCTGCTGATCATCGAGGCTCCCCAGATCCCCCCCTACCAGCAGTACGGCGAGGGCAGCTGCAGTGGCGAGATCCCAGTGGACAGCCCAGAGGCCACTTGCGCCTGA